The following are encoded in a window of Mycobacterium vicinigordonae genomic DNA:
- a CDS encoding cysteine hydrolase, with amino-acid sequence MPQPSLHDLLDPATTALVTQECQGGVIGHQAGLPFLAEEARREAIPNIARLLDAARSSGVAVVHCLMEKRPDNRGSNTNARLFMAGKSFAADLTPGSPGASVLPEFGPVPSDLVLTRTHGVGPMTGTDLDSVLRNMGIKTIVGVGVSVNIAIQNFVMDAVNRSYQFVLPRDAVSGYPREYAESIIDNTLALLTTLTTTDAVVGAWNELRAP; translated from the coding sequence ATGCCACAACCCAGCCTGCATGACCTGCTCGATCCCGCGACCACCGCCTTGGTGACCCAGGAGTGCCAAGGCGGCGTGATTGGACACCAGGCCGGCCTGCCATTCCTGGCCGAAGAGGCGCGCCGAGAAGCCATTCCCAACATCGCCCGACTGCTCGATGCCGCTAGGTCATCCGGCGTGGCCGTCGTCCACTGCCTCATGGAGAAGCGCCCCGACAACCGTGGGTCTAACACCAATGCCCGGCTGTTCATGGCGGGGAAATCATTCGCCGCCGACCTGACTCCCGGCAGCCCCGGTGCATCGGTTCTGCCCGAATTCGGTCCGGTACCTAGCGACCTGGTGCTTACCAGGACACATGGCGTGGGGCCGATGACGGGCACGGACCTTGACTCGGTGCTGCGCAACATGGGCATCAAAACAATTGTCGGGGTTGGCGTTTCGGTCAACATCGCAATTCAGAACTTCGTGATGGACGCGGTGAATCGCAGCTATCAGTTCGTGTTGCCGCGCGACGCGGTGAGCGGGTATCCGCGGGAGTACGCCGAGTCCATAATCGACAACACGCTGGCACTACTCACTACCCTGACAACCACGGATGCAGTGGTTGGTGCCTGGAACGAGCTTCGCGCACCGTGA
- a CDS encoding acyl-CoA dehydrogenase family protein: MTEVDELRGVVRDYLAATSPSEIVRKLMMTDAGYDDSSWRQMATELGLHGIGVPERWGGAGAGLPELAVVFEEMGRALLCSPFFATVALATRAILASGDETAAERFLPGFVDGSTTATLILNGQLDAWNPATVTLRADPDGSAHRVFGVAPLVIDGATADVILAAARTAAGISLLAVPAGSPGVRRTPLAVLDRTRKVASVEFDGAAATLIGMDGGAASFLARTSDHAIIALAAEQVGAAQRCLDMAVDYAKARIQFGRPIGSFQAIKHRCADMLVHLEGSRSAASHAADVAGTDELSTAASVAKMVCSDAFLQIALDNMRIHGGIGFTWEHDAHLFVRRAKATQLIFGDPDYHAQRLATLVFP, from the coding sequence ATGACTGAGGTCGACGAACTCCGTGGGGTCGTTCGCGACTACCTTGCGGCGACTTCGCCGAGCGAGATAGTTCGCAAGCTGATGATGACGGACGCCGGGTACGACGATTCGTCCTGGCGCCAGATGGCCACCGAGTTGGGTCTGCATGGCATTGGCGTGCCCGAGCGGTGGGGCGGTGCGGGCGCGGGGTTGCCCGAATTGGCGGTGGTGTTCGAGGAAATGGGACGCGCGCTGCTGTGTTCCCCATTCTTCGCCACCGTGGCGCTGGCGACGCGGGCCATCCTCGCCAGCGGCGACGAAACAGCCGCCGAGCGGTTCCTTCCGGGGTTCGTCGACGGCTCTACCACCGCAACGCTGATCCTCAACGGGCAGCTCGACGCTTGGAATCCCGCAACGGTCACATTGCGGGCCGACCCTGACGGGTCCGCGCACCGGGTCTTCGGTGTAGCGCCGCTCGTGATCGATGGCGCCACGGCGGACGTCATCCTGGCCGCCGCCCGCACCGCTGCCGGCATTTCACTGCTCGCGGTACCGGCCGGCTCACCGGGAGTCCGTCGCACACCGCTGGCCGTGCTCGACCGCACGCGGAAAGTCGCCAGCGTGGAGTTCGACGGCGCTGCGGCCACATTGATCGGCATGGACGGCGGCGCCGCGAGCTTCTTGGCACGAACATCGGATCACGCCATCATCGCGCTGGCGGCCGAGCAGGTTGGCGCCGCCCAGCGCTGCCTCGACATGGCCGTCGACTACGCGAAGGCTCGAATCCAGTTCGGCCGGCCGATCGGCAGCTTCCAAGCGATCAAACACCGGTGTGCGGACATGCTGGTCCATTTGGAAGGATCACGTTCGGCCGCCTCGCACGCGGCCGACGTGGCCGGCACAGATGAACTGTCGACCGCCGCATCAGTAGCGAAAATGGTCTGCTCAGATGCCTTCTTACAGATCGCGCTCGACAACATGCGCATCCACGGTGGCATCGGCTTCACCTGGGAACACGATGCGCACTTGTTCGTCCGGCGCGCCAAGGCAACCCAACTGATCTTTGGCGATCCCGACTACCACGCCCAGCGCCTGGCCACACTCGTCTTCCCCTGA
- a CDS encoding cytochrome P450, producing the protein MNSTAPQNISSDPVEFDPFSEDFFNGAFDTYRILREKAPLYYSGKWDFWALTRYEDVAPATKDHETFSSAKGATLDMVQAHDDAIPVPKVIISMDPPEHQKMRRLVSNVFTPRAIAALEHMVREKVYERVDALNPASFDVVADFSALFPNEVITTMLGVPKQDRDQIRVWLDLLLERHPGEIATTPEGFQASVNTGLYYYDLVRQRRAKPRDDMISRLIETEIERDGKVEKLTDVDITGFATMLGGAGAETVTKLVGNAMVAFADFPDEWQKLREDRSKVPAAIEELLRYEAPSQYQIRTATRDVRYHGRTIPEGSAVLLVTGSATRDERMFPDPDRVDIDRERKMGFNLAFGYGVHSCLGAALARMESRIALEALLDLIPDYEVDRSGLRRVAMSNVCGWSNVPVLRKATT; encoded by the coding sequence ATGAATTCGACTGCACCACAAAATATTTCCAGTGATCCTGTCGAATTCGACCCTTTCTCGGAGGACTTCTTCAACGGAGCCTTCGACACTTACCGGATCCTGCGCGAGAAGGCTCCGCTCTATTACAGCGGGAAGTGGGATTTCTGGGCTCTGACCCGCTACGAAGACGTGGCGCCCGCCACCAAGGACCACGAGACTTTTTCGTCGGCCAAGGGCGCCACCTTGGACATGGTGCAAGCGCATGACGACGCTATCCCGGTGCCCAAGGTAATCATCTCGATGGACCCGCCCGAGCACCAGAAGATGCGCAGGCTGGTGAGCAACGTGTTCACGCCGCGCGCCATTGCTGCGTTGGAACACATGGTGCGTGAAAAGGTCTACGAGCGCGTCGATGCGCTCAACCCAGCCTCTTTCGACGTGGTGGCCGACTTCTCGGCACTGTTTCCGAACGAGGTCATCACGACCATGCTGGGCGTGCCGAAACAGGACCGTGATCAGATTCGAGTCTGGCTCGATTTGCTGCTCGAGCGCCATCCCGGTGAGATCGCAACTACCCCAGAAGGTTTCCAGGCGTCGGTAAACACCGGTCTCTACTACTACGACCTGGTTAGACAGCGCCGCGCCAAACCCCGTGACGACATGATCAGCCGGCTCATCGAAACCGAGATCGAACGCGACGGAAAGGTAGAGAAGCTCACCGACGTGGATATCACCGGCTTCGCGACCATGCTCGGGGGTGCGGGCGCCGAGACCGTGACCAAGCTCGTCGGCAACGCCATGGTCGCCTTCGCCGACTTTCCGGACGAGTGGCAAAAGCTGCGTGAGGACCGCAGCAAGGTTCCCGCTGCGATCGAAGAGTTACTGCGGTATGAGGCGCCATCGCAATACCAGATCCGCACGGCCACACGCGATGTGCGCTATCACGGCAGGACGATCCCGGAAGGCAGCGCTGTCCTGCTCGTCACCGGCTCGGCGACTCGCGATGAGCGGATGTTTCCGGATCCCGATCGAGTGGACATCGACCGGGAACGCAAGATGGGCTTCAATCTGGCATTTGGATACGGCGTACACAGCTGCCTAGGGGCGGCGCTGGCGAGGATGGAGAGTCGCATCGCGCTCGAGGCTCTGCTCGATCTCATCCCCGATTATGAAGTCGATCGCAGCGGGCTGCGGCGGGTAGCCATGTCCAACGTCTGCGGGTGGTCTAACGTGCCCGTGCTCAGGAAGGCGACGACGTGA
- a CDS encoding amidohydrolase family protein gives MPSRSLPYPVFDIDNHMYETKDALTKYLPKQHRGKVGYVEVNGRPKLVVKDHISHMIPNPTFARVARPGSAEDYFLGKNPEGLNFREFIGEAMDVIPAYQEPAPRLELMDELGIDQCVMYPTLASLIEERTTDDVVLTHAIIHALNEWMHEHWKFNYHDRIFATPVICLPLVDEAIREFHWGLERGMKTFLVRPAPVPSRFGGSRSMGLPEFDPFWEEVVKAGMPVTMHASDSGYQKHLMEWEGGDEYLSFKPSALREVVMGHRAIEDTLAAMICHGALSRFPDLKIFCVENGSGWVRNLLEQLNTAYKIMPKEFDEHPVEVFKRNIYIHPFLEDDVKGIIDIMGEDHVMFGSDFPHPEGMGDPLSFIDRLDGVSEAAKVKIMGGNAIEQLRLKVPA, from the coding sequence GTGCCTTCCCGGTCCTTGCCGTACCCGGTTTTCGATATCGACAACCACATGTACGAAACGAAAGACGCATTGACCAAGTACTTGCCGAAGCAGCACCGCGGAAAGGTCGGCTATGTCGAGGTTAATGGCCGACCCAAACTCGTCGTCAAGGACCACATCAGCCACATGATCCCCAACCCGACGTTCGCGCGTGTCGCCAGACCGGGCAGCGCCGAGGACTACTTCCTCGGCAAAAATCCCGAAGGCCTCAACTTCCGCGAGTTCATCGGTGAGGCAATGGATGTCATCCCGGCATATCAGGAGCCAGCACCCCGTCTCGAGCTGATGGACGAGCTAGGCATCGACCAATGCGTGATGTACCCGACCCTCGCCAGCCTCATCGAGGAACGCACCACCGACGACGTCGTCCTCACCCACGCCATCATCCACGCACTCAACGAGTGGATGCACGAGCACTGGAAGTTCAACTATCACGACAGGATCTTCGCGACCCCGGTCATCTGCCTACCGTTAGTAGACGAAGCCATCAGGGAGTTCCACTGGGGACTCGAGCGTGGCATGAAGACATTTCTCGTGAGACCTGCACCAGTTCCCAGCCGCTTCGGTGGTTCGCGGTCAATGGGGCTGCCCGAGTTCGACCCGTTCTGGGAAGAGGTCGTCAAGGCGGGCATGCCAGTTACCATGCACGCCTCGGACAGCGGTTACCAGAAGCACCTCATGGAATGGGAGGGCGGCGACGAGTACCTGTCCTTCAAGCCCAGCGCACTCCGCGAGGTCGTGATGGGCCATCGCGCGATCGAGGACACCCTGGCCGCGATGATCTGCCACGGCGCGCTGTCACGATTTCCGGATTTAAAGATCTTCTGCGTCGAAAACGGCAGCGGCTGGGTGCGCAACCTGCTCGAGCAGCTCAACACTGCCTACAAGATTATGCCCAAGGAATTTGACGAACACCCTGTCGAGGTGTTCAAGCGCAACATCTACATCCACCCGTTCCTCGAAGACGACGTCAAGGGAATCATCGATATCATGGGCGAGGACCACGTGATGTTCGGCTCAGATTTCCCACACCCGGAAGGCATGGGCGACCCGTTGAGCTTCATCGATCGGCTCGACGGCGTCTCGGAAGCCGCGAAGGTAAAGATCATGGGCGGCAACGCGATTGAGCAGCTGCGCCTCAAGGTCCCGGCGTGA
- a CDS encoding TIGR03619 family F420-dependent LLM class oxidoreductase → MTVSFSLELPTHRVEAVEEFVTAEAIAEIAKTAEASGFAAVHVTDHPAPDAKWLDHGGHHALDPFVALAFAAAATTEVKLLTNVYIAAYRNPFLGAKSIQSLATLSNGRLILGTAAGYLKPEFKALGIDFDSRGALLDEALDVLEKVLTGADIAYEGTSFAGRGVRFRPLPTTPLKVWVGGNSKPAIRRAVSRAQGWAPFNTFGYAAASRTAEISTVDELEVAIDWAKQYAAEIGRTAPLDICFSAGNLLDDNKSADERHATIARLGAAGVTWLTFVPPGADRAEVIEHSRAFAKEFIVA, encoded by the coding sequence GTGACCGTTTCCTTCTCCCTCGAACTGCCCACGCACCGCGTCGAGGCGGTCGAGGAATTCGTAACCGCGGAAGCTATCGCCGAGATCGCGAAAACGGCCGAGGCAAGCGGGTTCGCCGCGGTCCACGTCACCGACCATCCGGCGCCCGACGCGAAATGGCTCGACCACGGGGGGCACCACGCCCTAGACCCGTTCGTTGCGCTGGCGTTCGCCGCTGCCGCAACCACAGAAGTCAAGCTACTCACCAATGTCTACATTGCCGCCTACCGCAACCCGTTTCTGGGCGCCAAGTCGATTCAAAGTCTCGCCACCCTTTCCAACGGGCGCCTCATCCTGGGCACCGCCGCTGGCTATCTGAAGCCCGAATTCAAGGCACTAGGAATCGATTTCGACAGTCGTGGCGCGTTGCTCGACGAGGCATTGGATGTTTTGGAGAAGGTGTTGACCGGCGCTGACATCGCCTACGAAGGAACGTCGTTCGCTGGGCGCGGTGTTCGGTTCCGCCCGCTGCCTACGACCCCACTAAAGGTCTGGGTGGGTGGCAATAGCAAGCCTGCTATCCGGCGGGCGGTATCTCGTGCGCAGGGTTGGGCTCCATTCAACACGTTCGGATATGCCGCGGCGTCGCGGACCGCGGAGATTTCGACGGTCGACGAGTTGGAGGTCGCCATCGACTGGGCCAAGCAATATGCGGCAGAGATCGGCCGGACGGCGCCGCTGGACATCTGCTTCTCCGCCGGAAACCTATTAGATGACAACAAATCGGCCGACGAACGTCATGCGACGATTGCGAGACTCGGGGCCGCGGGGGTCACTTGGCTCACGTTTGTGCCGCCGGGCGCCGACCGCGCCGAAGTAATCGAACATTCCCGCGCCTTCGCCAAGGAATTCATCGTCGCCTGA